In Ostrinia nubilalis chromosome 10, ilOstNubi1.1, whole genome shotgun sequence, a single genomic region encodes these proteins:
- the LOC135075302 gene encoding perilipin-4-like isoform X21, which translates to MSNIADNISGAFRSIGEKTASLFERKKKDAEQVAQEKAQEAAHVVEEQAKKTGEIIAGAQKTAEDAAGSAANAKQSAIDALDKEMSKVSLAAGEAKDAASRAVADGKKAVDTTKDTLATTVDNSKKAAESAVNTAKDGICSVADSTKSTAQGAVDTGLSYVGSAKDTVASAAQSTIDTTQKTAQSAFDTSKSFATGAKDKIANTVNSTVDCTKNTAQYAADSTKSFVDSAKDSAESSLQSALNASVTAAYSAYDVGKSYFDSAKDTVASTVDSTKNAAHNTVELGKSYVDSAKDAVTSTYQNTVDTTKNVVNSTVDTGKTYVSSAKDAVANTVNSTVDTTKNVTASAIGKGTELVGSAKDTIANSVDSAKNVSTSAYDEGLSIAGATKDTIANTVTATVDTTKNFTSSALDKGATLVGTAKDTVANTVSSTVDTTKNVAAAAVDKGTSLVGTARDTVANTVSATVDTTKNVASAAVEKGTSLVGAAKDTVSATVDTTKNVASAAVEKGTSIVGSAKDTVANTVSATVDTTKNVAAAAVEKGTTLVGTAKDTVANTVSATVDTTKNVAAAAIDKGTSLVGTAKETVSNTVDTTKNVASSAFEKGTSLVGSAKDTVTNTVSATVDTTKNVASSAFEKGTSLVGSAKDTVANTVSATVDTTKNVASSAFDKGTALVGSAKDTVANTVSATVDTTKNVASSAFDKGTSLVGSAKDAIHTTMDTTKKAAEDAKAQTMKAAEDAKERAKAAAEAAKEEAKRAANIALEESKKAAEKAAADATNAVNSTVDSTFKRVEHATDEGLKNAGHVVDSKLKDADKFLSEKRDTLVTNFSTAAHDGAQGAAGLLSKGLATFPK; encoded by the exons ATGTCAAACATCGCTGATAATATCTCGG GAGCGTTCCGGAGTATCGGAGAGAAGACCGCGTCTCTCTTCGAGCGCAAGAAGAAGGATGCGGAGCAGGTGGCCCAGGAGAAGGCGCAGGAGGCCGCCCACGTGGTGGAAGAACAGGCGAAGAAGACCGGGGAGATCATCGCTGGCGCCCAAAAGACCGCTGAGGACGCTGCTGGTAGTG CTGCCAACGCCAAGCAGTCAGCCATTGATGCCCTGGACAAGGAGATGTCAAAGGTGTCCCTGGCTGCAGGAGAGGCCAAGGACGCCGCCAGCCGCGCCGTGGCTGATGGCAAGAAGGCCGTAGACACCACTAAAG ATACACTTGCAACCACAGTTGATAACTCAAAGAAGGCAGCCGAATCTGCGGTGAACACAGCTAAAG ATGGTATCTGTAGCGTCGCGGACTCTACCAAGAGTACCGCTCAGGGAGCTGTGGACACAGGTCTGTCGTATGTTGGGAGCGCCAAAG ATACAGTCGCAAGCGCAGCCCAAAGCACAATTGACACCACCCAAAAGACCGCACAAAGCGCATTTGACACGAGCAAATCTTTTGCTACCGGTGCTAAAG ATAAAATTGCAAATACAGTAAACTCTACTGTCGATTGCACCAAAAACACAGCGCAATACGCTGCCGACTCTACCAAGTCATTCGTAGACAGTGCTAAAG ATTCAGCAGAAAGCTCATTGCAATCGGCTCTGAATGCGTCGGTGACCGCCGCCTATTCCGCTTACGACGTTGGAAAGTCGTATTTCGATAGTGCTAAAG ATACTGTAGCCAGTACGGTAGATTCCACTAAAAATGCAGCCCATAACACAGTCGAATTAGGGAAATCGTACGTCGATTCCGCCAAAG ATGCCGTTACAAGCACCTACCAAAACACAGTCGATACCACGAAAAATGTTGTAAACTCTACTGTGGATACAGGCAAAACATACGTTAGCAGCGCTAAAG ATGCCGTGGCGAACACGGTGAACAGCACAGTTGACACAACTAAAAATGTCACAGCATCTGCCATTGGAAAAGGAACTGAGTTAGTGGGCAGTGCTAAAG ATACGATTGCAAACTCAGTAGACTCGGCGAAGAATGTCTCGACCTCGGCTTACGATGAGGGACTTTCAATCGCTGGAGCAACCAAAG ACACTATAGCAAACACTGTGACAGCTACCGTAGACACTACAAAGAATTTTACATCATCGGCTTTAGACAAAGGTGCCACGTTAGTAGGCACTGCTAAAG ACACCGTAGCAAACACAGTATCATCCACTGTAGACACAACTAAGAATGTAGCTGCAGCTGCAGTAGACAAAGGGACATCACTAGTTGGCACTGCTAGAG acACCGTAGCAAACACAGTATCTGCCACAGTAGACACGACCAAAAATGTGGCCTCGGCTGCAGTAGAAAAGGGCACATCACTTGTAGGCGCTGCTAAAG acACCGTATCTGCCACAGTAGACACAACTAAAAATGTGGCTTCAGCTGCAGTAGAAAAAGGCACATCCATAGTAGGTTCTGCCAAAG ACACCGTAGCGAACACGGTATCGGCTACTGTAGACACAACTAAAAATGTTGCCGCTGCCGCTGTAGAAAAAGGCACTACATTAGTAGGCACGGCTAAAG ACACCGTAGCAAACACTGTATCGGCGACTGTAGACACAACCAAAAATGTAGCAGCGGCCGCAATAGACAAGGGCACGTCACTGGTAGGAACTGCTAAAG AGACCGTATCAAACACCGTAGACACAACCAAAAATGTAGCTTCATCCGCATTTGAGAAAGGCACATCCCTTGTAGGTTCAGCCAAAG acACTGTCACCAACACAGTATCAGCTACTGTAGACACAACTAAAAATGTTGCTTCTTCTGCATTTGAGAAAGGCACATCATTAGTAGGTTCAGCCAAAG ACACCGTAGCAAACACAGTATCGGCAACAGTAGACACAACTAAGAATGTTGCTTCGTCCGCGTTTGATAAAGGAACAGCATTAGTGGGCTCAGCTAAAG ACACTGTAGCAAACACTGTATCCGCCACAGTAGACACGACCAAAAATGTTGCTTCGTCCGCATTTGACAAAGGCACATCACTAGTAGGCTCTGCTAAAG ATGCCATCCACACGACCATGGACACGACGAAGAAGGCAGCCGAGGATGCGAAGGCGCAGACGATGAAGGCAGCTGAAGACGCCAAGGAGAGGGCCAAGGCCGCCGCCGAGGCCGCCAAGGAAGAGGCCAAGAGGGCAGCCA ACATTGCCTTAGAAGAGTCCAAGAAGGCAGCAGAGAAGGCGGCTGCCGACGCAACCAACGCCGTCAACAGCACCGTCGACAGCACCTTCAAGCGAGTGGAGCACGCCACCGACGAGGGCCTGAAGAACGCCGGCCATGTGGTAGACTCCAAACTCAAGGACGCCGACAAGTTCCTCAGCGAGAAGAGAGATACG
- the LOC135075302 gene encoding perilipin-4-like isoform X12, with protein MSNIADNISGAFRSIGEKTASLFERKKKDAEQVAQEKAQEAAHVVEEQAKKTGEIIAGAQKTAEDAAGSAANAKQSAIDALDKEMSKVSLAAGEAKDAASRAVADGKKAVDTTKDTLATTVDNSKKAAESAVNTAKDGICSVADSTKSTAQGAVDTGLSYVGSAKDTVASAAQSTIDTTQKTAQSAFDTSKSFATGAKDKIANTVNSTVDCTKNTAQYAADSTKSFVDSAKDSAESSLQSALNASVTAAYSAYDVGKSYFDSAKDTVASTVDSTKNAAHNTVELGKSYVDSAKDAVTSTYQNTVDTTKNVVNSTVDTGKTYVSSAKDAVANTVNSTVDTTKNVTASAIGKGTELVGSAKDTIANSVDSAKNVSTSAYDEGLSIAGATKDTIANTVTATVDTTKNFTSSALDKGATLVGTAKDTVANTVSSTVDTTKNVAAAAVDKGTSLVGTARDTVANTVSATVDTTKNVASAAVEKGTSLVGAAKDTVSATVDTTKNVASAAVEKGTSIVGSAKDTVANTVSATVDTTKNVAAAAVEKGTTLVGTAKDTVANTVSATVDTTKNVAAAAIDKGTSLVGTAKETVSNTVDTTKNVASSAFEKGTSLVGSAKDTVTNTVSATVDTTKNVASSAFEKGTSLVGSAKDTVANTVSATVDTTKNVASSAFDKGTSLVGSAKDTVANTVSATVDTTKNVASSAFDKGTSLVGSAKDTVANTVSATVDTTKNVASSAFDKGTSLVGSAKDTVANTVSATVDTTKNFTASAVDKGASFFDSAKDTVANTVSGTVDTTKNGASSAVDKSSAFVGSAKDTVTSTLFSTSESLEKIENEVEEIAECSSDAIHTTMDTTKKAAEDAKAQTMKAAEDAKERAKAAAEAAKEEAKRAANIALEESKKAAEKAAADATNAVNSTVDSTFKRVEHATDEGLKNAGHVVDSKLKDADKFLSEKRDTLVTNFSTAAHDGAQGAAGLLSKGLATFPK; from the exons ATGTCAAACATCGCTGATAATATCTCGG GAGCGTTCCGGAGTATCGGAGAGAAGACCGCGTCTCTCTTCGAGCGCAAGAAGAAGGATGCGGAGCAGGTGGCCCAGGAGAAGGCGCAGGAGGCCGCCCACGTGGTGGAAGAACAGGCGAAGAAGACCGGGGAGATCATCGCTGGCGCCCAAAAGACCGCTGAGGACGCTGCTGGTAGTG CTGCCAACGCCAAGCAGTCAGCCATTGATGCCCTGGACAAGGAGATGTCAAAGGTGTCCCTGGCTGCAGGAGAGGCCAAGGACGCCGCCAGCCGCGCCGTGGCTGATGGCAAGAAGGCCGTAGACACCACTAAAG ATACACTTGCAACCACAGTTGATAACTCAAAGAAGGCAGCCGAATCTGCGGTGAACACAGCTAAAG ATGGTATCTGTAGCGTCGCGGACTCTACCAAGAGTACCGCTCAGGGAGCTGTGGACACAGGTCTGTCGTATGTTGGGAGCGCCAAAG ATACAGTCGCAAGCGCAGCCCAAAGCACAATTGACACCACCCAAAAGACCGCACAAAGCGCATTTGACACGAGCAAATCTTTTGCTACCGGTGCTAAAG ATAAAATTGCAAATACAGTAAACTCTACTGTCGATTGCACCAAAAACACAGCGCAATACGCTGCCGACTCTACCAAGTCATTCGTAGACAGTGCTAAAG ATTCAGCAGAAAGCTCATTGCAATCGGCTCTGAATGCGTCGGTGACCGCCGCCTATTCCGCTTACGACGTTGGAAAGTCGTATTTCGATAGTGCTAAAG ATACTGTAGCCAGTACGGTAGATTCCACTAAAAATGCAGCCCATAACACAGTCGAATTAGGGAAATCGTACGTCGATTCCGCCAAAG ATGCCGTTACAAGCACCTACCAAAACACAGTCGATACCACGAAAAATGTTGTAAACTCTACTGTGGATACAGGCAAAACATACGTTAGCAGCGCTAAAG ATGCCGTGGCGAACACGGTGAACAGCACAGTTGACACAACTAAAAATGTCACAGCATCTGCCATTGGAAAAGGAACTGAGTTAGTGGGCAGTGCTAAAG ATACGATTGCAAACTCAGTAGACTCGGCGAAGAATGTCTCGACCTCGGCTTACGATGAGGGACTTTCAATCGCTGGAGCAACCAAAG ACACTATAGCAAACACTGTGACAGCTACCGTAGACACTACAAAGAATTTTACATCATCGGCTTTAGACAAAGGTGCCACGTTAGTAGGCACTGCTAAAG ACACCGTAGCAAACACAGTATCATCCACTGTAGACACAACTAAGAATGTAGCTGCAGCTGCAGTAGACAAAGGGACATCACTAGTTGGCACTGCTAGAG acACCGTAGCAAACACAGTATCTGCCACAGTAGACACGACCAAAAATGTGGCCTCGGCTGCAGTAGAAAAGGGCACATCACTTGTAGGCGCTGCTAAAG acACCGTATCTGCCACAGTAGACACAACTAAAAATGTGGCTTCAGCTGCAGTAGAAAAAGGCACATCCATAGTAGGTTCTGCCAAAG ACACCGTAGCGAACACGGTATCGGCTACTGTAGACACAACTAAAAATGTTGCCGCTGCCGCTGTAGAAAAAGGCACTACATTAGTAGGCACGGCTAAAG ACACCGTAGCAAACACTGTATCGGCGACTGTAGACACAACCAAAAATGTAGCAGCGGCCGCAATAGACAAGGGCACGTCACTGGTAGGAACTGCTAAAG AGACCGTATCAAACACCGTAGACACAACCAAAAATGTAGCTTCATCCGCATTTGAGAAAGGCACATCCCTTGTAGGTTCAGCCAAAG acACTGTCACCAACACAGTATCAGCTACTGTAGACACAACTAAAAATGTTGCTTCTTCTGCATTTGAGAAAGGCACATCATTAGTAGGTTCAGCCAAAG ACACTGTAGCAAACACTGTATCCGCCACAGTAGACACGACCAAAAATGTTGCTTCGTCCGCATTTGACAAAGGCACATCACTAGTAGGCTCTGCTAAAG ACACTGTAGCAAACACAGTATCAGCAACGGTAGACACAACTAAGAATGTTGCTTCGTCCGCGTTTGATAAAGGAACATCTTTAGTGGGCTCTGCTAAAG ACACCGTAGCAAACACTGTATCGGCAACTGTAGACACAACTAAGAATGTTGCTTCGTCCGCGTTTGACAAAGGAACATCATTAGTGGGCTCTGCTAAAG ACACCGTAGCAAACACAGTATCGGCTACTGTAGACACAACCAAAAATTTCACTGCTTCAGCAGTAGACAAGGGCGCAAGTTTCTTTGATTCTGCTAAAG ACACAGTAGCAAACACTGTATCAGGCACTGTAGACACAACCAAAAATGGGGCTTCATCTGCAGTAGACAAAAGCTCTGCTTTTGTAGGGTCAGCCAAAG ATACAGTAACAAGCACGTTATTTAGCACCTCAGAGTCTCTTGAAAAGATCGAGAACGAAGTTGAAGAAATAGCTGAATGTTCTTCAG ATGCCATCCACACGACCATGGACACGACGAAGAAGGCAGCCGAGGATGCGAAGGCGCAGACGATGAAGGCAGCTGAAGACGCCAAGGAGAGGGCCAAGGCCGCCGCCGAGGCCGCCAAGGAAGAGGCCAAGAGGGCAGCCA ACATTGCCTTAGAAGAGTCCAAGAAGGCAGCAGAGAAGGCGGCTGCCGACGCAACCAACGCCGTCAACAGCACCGTCGACAGCACCTTCAAGCGAGTGGAGCACGCCACCGACGAGGGCCTGAAGAACGCCGGCCATGTGGTAGACTCCAAACTCAAGGACGCCGACAAGTTCCTCAGCGAGAAGAGAGATACG
- the LOC135075302 gene encoding perilipin-4-like isoform X17 produces MSNIADNISGAFRSIGEKTASLFERKKKDAEQVAQEKAQEAAHVVEEQAKKTGEIIAGAQKTAEDAAGSAANAKQSAIDALDKEMSKVSLAAGEAKDAASRAVADGKKAVDTTKDTLATTVDNSKKAAESAVNTAKDGICSVADSTKSTAQGAVDTGLSYVGSAKDTVASAAQSTIDTTQKTAQSAFDTSKSFATGAKDKIANTVNSTVDCTKNTAQYAADSTKSFVDSAKDSAESSLQSALNASVTAAYSAYDVGKSYFDSAKDTVASTVDSTKNAAHNTVELGKSYVDSAKDAVTSTYQNTVDTTKNVVNSTVDTGKTYVSSAKDAVANTVNSTVDTTKNVTASAIGKGTELVGSAKDTIANSVDSAKNVSTSAYDEGLSIAGATKDTIANTVTATVDTTKNFTSSALDKGATLVGTAKDTVANTVSSTVDTTKNVAAAAVDKGTSLVGTARDTVANTVSATVDTTKNVASAAVEKGTSLVGAAKDTVSATVDTTKNVASAAVEKGTSIVGSAKDTVANTVSATVDTTKNVAAAAVEKGTTLVGTAKDTVANTVSATVDTTKNVAAAAIDKGTSLVGTAKETVSNTVDTTKNVASSAFEKGTSLVGSAKDTVTNTVSATVDTTKNVASSAFEKGTSLVGSAKDTVANTVSATVDTTKNVASSAFDKGTSLVGSAKDTVANTVSATVDTTKNVASSAFDKGTSLVGSAKDTVANTVSATVDTTKNFTASAVDKGASFFDSAKDTVANTVSGTVDTTKNGASSAVDKSSAFVGSAKDTVTSTLFSTSESLEKIENEVEEIAECSSDAIHTTMDTTKKAAEDAKAQTMKAAEDAKERAKAAAEAAKEEAKRAANIALEESKKAAEKAAADATNAVNSTVDSTFKRVEHATDEGLKNAGHVVDSKLKDADKFLSEKRDTLVTNFSTAAHDGAQGAAGLLSKGLATFPK; encoded by the exons ATGTCAAACATCGCTGATAATATCTCGG GAGCGTTCCGGAGTATCGGAGAGAAGACCGCGTCTCTCTTCGAGCGCAAGAAGAAGGATGCGGAGCAGGTGGCCCAGGAGAAGGCGCAGGAGGCCGCCCACGTGGTGGAAGAACAGGCGAAGAAGACCGGGGAGATCATCGCTGGCGCCCAAAAGACCGCTGAGGACGCTGCTGGTAGTG CTGCCAACGCCAAGCAGTCAGCCATTGATGCCCTGGACAAGGAGATGTCAAAGGTGTCCCTGGCTGCAGGAGAGGCCAAGGACGCCGCCAGCCGCGCCGTGGCTGATGGCAAGAAGGCCGTAGACACCACTAAAG ATACACTTGCAACCACAGTTGATAACTCAAAGAAGGCAGCCGAATCTGCGGTGAACACAGCTAAAG ATGGTATCTGTAGCGTCGCGGACTCTACCAAGAGTACCGCTCAGGGAGCTGTGGACACAGGTCTGTCGTATGTTGGGAGCGCCAAAG ATACAGTCGCAAGCGCAGCCCAAAGCACAATTGACACCACCCAAAAGACCGCACAAAGCGCATTTGACACGAGCAAATCTTTTGCTACCGGTGCTAAAG ATAAAATTGCAAATACAGTAAACTCTACTGTCGATTGCACCAAAAACACAGCGCAATACGCTGCCGACTCTACCAAGTCATTCGTAGACAGTGCTAAAG ATTCAGCAGAAAGCTCATTGCAATCGGCTCTGAATGCGTCGGTGACCGCCGCCTATTCCGCTTACGACGTTGGAAAGTCGTATTTCGATAGTGCTAAAG ATACTGTAGCCAGTACGGTAGATTCCACTAAAAATGCAGCCCATAACACAGTCGAATTAGGGAAATCGTACGTCGATTCCGCCAAAG ATGCCGTTACAAGCACCTACCAAAACACAGTCGATACCACGAAAAATGTTGTAAACTCTACTGTGGATACAGGCAAAACATACGTTAGCAGCGCTAAAG ATGCCGTGGCGAACACGGTGAACAGCACAGTTGACACAACTAAAAATGTCACAGCATCTGCCATTGGAAAAGGAACTGAGTTAGTGGGCAGTGCTAAAG ATACGATTGCAAACTCAGTAGACTCGGCGAAGAATGTCTCGACCTCGGCTTACGATGAGGGACTTTCAATCGCTGGAGCAACCAAAG ACACTATAGCAAACACTGTGACAGCTACCGTAGACACTACAAAGAATTTTACATCATCGGCTTTAGACAAAGGTGCCACGTTAGTAGGCACTGCTAAAG ACACCGTAGCAAACACAGTATCATCCACTGTAGACACAACTAAGAATGTAGCTGCAGCTGCAGTAGACAAAGGGACATCACTAGTTGGCACTGCTAGAG acACCGTAGCAAACACAGTATCTGCCACAGTAGACACGACCAAAAATGTGGCCTCGGCTGCAGTAGAAAAGGGCACATCACTTGTAGGCGCTGCTAAAG acACCGTATCTGCCACAGTAGACACAACTAAAAATGTGGCTTCAGCTGCAGTAGAAAAAGGCACATCCATAGTAGGTTCTGCCAAAG ACACCGTAGCGAACACGGTATCGGCTACTGTAGACACAACTAAAAATGTTGCCGCTGCCGCTGTAGAAAAAGGCACTACATTAGTAGGCACGGCTAAAG ACACCGTAGCAAACACTGTATCGGCGACTGTAGACACAACCAAAAATGTAGCAGCGGCCGCAATAGACAAGGGCACGTCACTGGTAGGAACTGCTAAAG AGACCGTATCAAACACCGTAGACACAACCAAAAATGTAGCTTCATCCGCATTTGAGAAAGGCACATCCCTTGTAGGTTCAGCCAAAG acACTGTCACCAACACAGTATCAGCTACTGTAGACACAACTAAAAATGTTGCTTCTTCTGCATTTGAGAAAGGCACATCATTAGTAGGTTCAGCCAAAG ACACTGTAGCAAACACAGTATCAGCAACGGTAGACACAACTAAGAATGTTGCTTCGTCCGCGTTTGATAAAGGAACATCTTTAGTGGGCTCTGCTAAAG ACACCGTAGCAAACACTGTATCGGCAACTGTAGACACAACTAAGAATGTTGCTTCGTCCGCGTTTGACAAAGGAACATCATTAGTGGGCTCTGCTAAAG ACACCGTAGCAAACACAGTATCGGCTACTGTAGACACAACCAAAAATTTCACTGCTTCAGCAGTAGACAAGGGCGCAAGTTTCTTTGATTCTGCTAAAG ACACAGTAGCAAACACTGTATCAGGCACTGTAGACACAACCAAAAATGGGGCTTCATCTGCAGTAGACAAAAGCTCTGCTTTTGTAGGGTCAGCCAAAG ATACAGTAACAAGCACGTTATTTAGCACCTCAGAGTCTCTTGAAAAGATCGAGAACGAAGTTGAAGAAATAGCTGAATGTTCTTCAG ATGCCATCCACACGACCATGGACACGACGAAGAAGGCAGCCGAGGATGCGAAGGCGCAGACGATGAAGGCAGCTGAAGACGCCAAGGAGAGGGCCAAGGCCGCCGCCGAGGCCGCCAAGGAAGAGGCCAAGAGGGCAGCCA ACATTGCCTTAGAAGAGTCCAAGAAGGCAGCAGAGAAGGCGGCTGCCGACGCAACCAACGCCGTCAACAGCACCGTCGACAGCACCTTCAAGCGAGTGGAGCACGCCACCGACGAGGGCCTGAAGAACGCCGGCCATGTGGTAGACTCCAAACTCAAGGACGCCGACAAGTTCCTCAGCGAGAAGAGAGATACG
- the LOC135075302 gene encoding perilipin-4-like isoform X20, whose protein sequence is MSNIADNISGAFRSIGEKTASLFERKKKDAEQVAQEKAQEAAHVVEEQAKKTGEIIAGAQKTAEDAAGSAANAKQSAIDALDKEMSKVSLAAGEAKDAASRAVADGKKAVDTTKDTLATTVDNSKKAAESAVNTAKDGICSVADSTKSTAQGAVDTGLSYVGSAKDTVASAAQSTIDTTQKTAQSAFDTSKSFATGAKDKIANTVNSTVDCTKNTAQYAADSTKSFVDSAKDSAESSLQSALNASVTAAYSAYDVGKSYFDSAKDTVASTVDSTKNAAHNTVELGKSYVDSAKDAVTSTYQNTVDTTKNVVNSTVDTGKTYVSSAKDAVANTVNSTVDTTKNVTASAIGKGTELVGSAKDTIANSVDSAKNVSTSAYDEGLSIAGATKDTVANTVSATVDTTKNVAAAAVEKGTTLVGTAKDTVANTVSATVDTTKNVAAAAIDKGTSLVGTAKETVSNTVDTTKNVASSAFEKGTSLVGSAKDTVTNTVSATVDTTKNVASSAFEKGTSLVGSAKDTVANTVSATVDTTKNVASSAFDKGTALVGSAKDTVANTVSATVDTTKNVASSAFDKGTSLVGSAKDTVANTVSATVDTTKNVASSAFDKGTSLVGSAKDTVANTVSATVDTTKNVASSAFDKGTSLVGSAKDTVANTVSATVDTTKNFTASAVDKGASFFDSAKDTVANTVSGTVDTTKNGASSAVDKSSAFVGSAKDTVTSTLFSTSESLEKIENEVEEIAECSSDAIHTTMDTTKKAAEDAKAQTMKAAEDAKERAKAAAEAAKEEAKRAANIALEESKKAAEKAAADATNAVNSTVDSTFKRVEHATDEGLKNAGHVVDSKLKDADKFLSEKRDTLVTNFSTAAHDGAQGAAGLLSKGLATFPK, encoded by the exons ATGTCAAACATCGCTGATAATATCTCGG GAGCGTTCCGGAGTATCGGAGAGAAGACCGCGTCTCTCTTCGAGCGCAAGAAGAAGGATGCGGAGCAGGTGGCCCAGGAGAAGGCGCAGGAGGCCGCCCACGTGGTGGAAGAACAGGCGAAGAAGACCGGGGAGATCATCGCTGGCGCCCAAAAGACCGCTGAGGACGCTGCTGGTAGTG CTGCCAACGCCAAGCAGTCAGCCATTGATGCCCTGGACAAGGAGATGTCAAAGGTGTCCCTGGCTGCAGGAGAGGCCAAGGACGCCGCCAGCCGCGCCGTGGCTGATGGCAAGAAGGCCGTAGACACCACTAAAG ATACACTTGCAACCACAGTTGATAACTCAAAGAAGGCAGCCGAATCTGCGGTGAACACAGCTAAAG ATGGTATCTGTAGCGTCGCGGACTCTACCAAGAGTACCGCTCAGGGAGCTGTGGACACAGGTCTGTCGTATGTTGGGAGCGCCAAAG ATACAGTCGCAAGCGCAGCCCAAAGCACAATTGACACCACCCAAAAGACCGCACAAAGCGCATTTGACACGAGCAAATCTTTTGCTACCGGTGCTAAAG ATAAAATTGCAAATACAGTAAACTCTACTGTCGATTGCACCAAAAACACAGCGCAATACGCTGCCGACTCTACCAAGTCATTCGTAGACAGTGCTAAAG ATTCAGCAGAAAGCTCATTGCAATCGGCTCTGAATGCGTCGGTGACCGCCGCCTATTCCGCTTACGACGTTGGAAAGTCGTATTTCGATAGTGCTAAAG ATACTGTAGCCAGTACGGTAGATTCCACTAAAAATGCAGCCCATAACACAGTCGAATTAGGGAAATCGTACGTCGATTCCGCCAAAG ATGCCGTTACAAGCACCTACCAAAACACAGTCGATACCACGAAAAATGTTGTAAACTCTACTGTGGATACAGGCAAAACATACGTTAGCAGCGCTAAAG ATGCCGTGGCGAACACGGTGAACAGCACAGTTGACACAACTAAAAATGTCACAGCATCTGCCATTGGAAAAGGAACTGAGTTAGTGGGCAGTGCTAAAG ATACGATTGCAAACTCAGTAGACTCGGCGAAGAATGTCTCGACCTCGGCTTACGATGAGGGACTTTCAATCGCTGGAGCAACCAAAG ACACCGTAGCGAACACGGTATCGGCTACTGTAGACACAACTAAAAATGTTGCCGCTGCCGCTGTAGAAAAAGGCACTACATTAGTAGGCACGGCTAAAG ACACCGTAGCAAACACTGTATCGGCGACTGTAGACACAACCAAAAATGTAGCAGCGGCCGCAATAGACAAGGGCACGTCACTGGTAGGAACTGCTAAAG AGACCGTATCAAACACCGTAGACACAACCAAAAATGTAGCTTCATCCGCATTTGAGAAAGGCACATCCCTTGTAGGTTCAGCCAAAG acACTGTCACCAACACAGTATCAGCTACTGTAGACACAACTAAAAATGTTGCTTCTTCTGCATTTGAGAAAGGCACATCATTAGTAGGTTCAGCCAAAG ACACCGTAGCAAACACAGTATCGGCAACAGTAGACACAACTAAGAATGTTGCTTCGTCCGCGTTTGATAAAGGAACAGCATTAGTGGGCTCAGCTAAAG ACACTGTAGCAAACACTGTATCCGCCACAGTAGACACGACCAAAAATGTTGCTTCGTCCGCATTTGACAAAGGCACATCACTAGTAGGCTCTGCTAAAG ACACTGTAGCAAACACAGTATCAGCAACGGTAGACACAACTAAGAATGTTGCTTCGTCCGCGTTTGATAAAGGAACATCTTTAGTGGGCTCTGCTAAAG ACACCGTAGCAAACACTGTATCGGCAACTGTAGACACAACTAAGAATGTTGCTTCGTCCGCGTTTGACAAAGGAACATCATTAGTGGGCTCTGCTAAAG ACACCGTAGCAAACACAGTATCGGCTACTGTAGACACAACCAAAAATTTCACTGCTTCAGCAGTAGACAAGGGCGCAAGTTTCTTTGATTCTGCTAAAG ACACAGTAGCAAACACTGTATCAGGCACTGTAGACACAACCAAAAATGGGGCTTCATCTGCAGTAGACAAAAGCTCTGCTTTTGTAGGGTCAGCCAAAG ATACAGTAACAAGCACGTTATTTAGCACCTCAGAGTCTCTTGAAAAGATCGAGAACGAAGTTGAAGAAATAGCTGAATGTTCTTCAG ATGCCATCCACACGACCATGGACACGACGAAGAAGGCAGCCGAGGATGCGAAGGCGCAGACGATGAAGGCAGCTGAAGACGCCAAGGAGAGGGCCAAGGCCGCCGCCGAGGCCGCCAAGGAAGAGGCCAAGAGGGCAGCCA ACATTGCCTTAGAAGAGTCCAAGAAGGCAGCAGAGAAGGCGGCTGCCGACGCAACCAACGCCGTCAACAGCACCGTCGACAGCACCTTCAAGCGAGTGGAGCACGCCACCGACGAGGGCCTGAAGAACGCCGGCCATGTGGTAGACTCCAAACTCAAGGACGCCGACAAGTTCCTCAGCGAGAAGAGAGATACG